A segment of the Lycium ferocissimum isolate CSIRO_LF1 chromosome 10, AGI_CSIRO_Lferr_CH_V1, whole genome shotgun sequence genome:
CATGTGAAGCATCTATTGCTTTTAGCTCGAATTACGTATTTAGTTGAagtttttgaaggaaaaaaaaaaagtatatttgTACTAAATTTACTTATCGTGGGTGCTAGTAGTGCTCTGCACTCACTTGATCAAAATCTTGGATTCGCCTCCACAACTGAGGTTGATCAAAGAATCGTGAATCATCTGCGCGACTTGCCAGCAGTTTTGTTTTGGGGTTTTTCGACCCAAAACAAGAAAACTACGCTTTTTTCTTCTATAAACTTATGCGTATGCAGTATTCTATATTACTTTGAACTTTTTAAGTATTTTGTAAACCAAATGCTTTTATTTGTTTCTCATGAATGCTATATTTTCAGGATAATGTTTTTGTGACTCTGGTTGCTTCAATCCAGTATAGAGCATTGGCAGATAAGGCAGCAGATGCCTTCTATAAACTAAGCAACACAAAGGAGCAGATTCAAGCATATGTCTTTGATGGTTGGAATGAAAATCTTATGTGCATCATAGCTTTTATCTGTTTGTTAAGACCTTTCTTATAGAAACTCCTCAGTTATATTGCtaggactcttcaaaaatgtcattGGGCGCATGTCgaatcctccaaaagtagtgcatttttggatgATCCGACTTGGGTGCAGCAGCATTTTTAAAGTGTTCGCGCAACGTCTTTGTTAGGATATCCCCGtatccaaaattttcaagatTGCTTCCTgcaattcttcttctttaatgACGGTAGTGATAAGGCCAGCTCACACACACGTCGACTATTCTATCGgatacctgctacctcccaccaacacTGGTATTTAGTGTTTCTGCCTGCCAACACCTAGACAGATGGGAAGAGATTACCTGGCGTCTTTTGCCTATGTTGGGATCTGAACCCAGACCAATATTGCTTTCTGTGATCAGAGGCGAATTTCATTGCACGAGTTCGGTGAAAACCCAATATCTTTAACCAAGATCCTGTATATGTATTGAGAAATTTACTAAAGATGTACATATAAGAAGTCGTAAGTCCAATAACACAAAGGGGTTAGGGGCTCGGTTGCAAACAAGGAGTTGCCAGAATCCATAAGCTTCAAATTTTAGACCTGTGACATAGTGAATGCCATTAGCTAGAGAGATCTTGCTTTCTCTTGTGCATATTGTAGAGATAATACTTATTCCTCTCTTGAAATGTGTTCTTTTCTCGTTCTGCTATGTTAAGTAAACACATGATTATGGTAAAAAACTTGCCAATCTTCATAGGAAGAAGTCTTTTCACAATCCAAAAACTTCTGTACTGAATAGGTTCTTATTGATGATTAACAGTTATTAGGGCAACTGTGCCAACATTGGAACTGGATAAAGTTTTTGAACAGAAAACTGAGATAGCAAAAACAGTGGGGAAGCAACTCACCAAGGTATCTCTCTTTATATTAGTACTACTCCAACTCTTAagcaaacaaataaaaagaaactaaGTCAATTCATATCTGATTTTCCTTCTGGAATTACATAGGCAATGTCTCTGTATGGATATGAGATAGTACAGACTCTTATTGTAGATATTGAACCAGATGATCAAGTGAAAAGTTCAATGAATGAGATTAATGCAGGTATGGTTATCTTTAAACTTCACTGGCTTATTTTCTTCTCCaaccgcccccccccccccacccccacccccctctTCCCTCACCCAACCCCCACAACccaaaatgaaagtaaaatacagtTGTTGTTGGCACTGCCTCAGAATATtcttgaaagttggaaaagagTAACTTTTCACCAGACTTGTTATCCACCTTTTTGGCTTTTTGGACGATAACCACCTTTTGGCTTTCAacatgtgattacttgatttgCATTGTCGGTGTTTGTAGCACATCTTGGCATTAAAAGGGACTAGCAGAATATTGGAGTAATGATAAAGTTGTCTCTATGTTACCTATAGATCACATGTTCACCCGCAATATCAGCCATAGATGCCTGTATCATGGGGGGGGTGTTCATCCCCGAACCCTCAAAAAAGCGGGATGATTCGTGCATCAAACTACCCTTTTATCGCATCTTGGCATTAAGCTCCATTGATAAAAAGTCAAAACAGTTATACAAAGTTAATGTCCCAAGTAAACTACGTATTCAGTTCTTGCTTGCATATTGATGACCATGTAGACCTTCGTTCTTCTAACATGAGctgaaaatttcatgaaaaccAGCTTCAAGAATGAGAGAAGCTGCATATGAGAAAGCAGAAGGAGAGAAGATTCTGCAGATAAAGCAAGCAGAGGGGGAAGCAGAATCAAATTATTTAGCGGGGCTAGGAATTGCTCGTCAACGACAAGCCATCATAGAAGGGCTTGAAGCAAGTGTGATTGGCTTCTCTACGAGTGTTCCAGGGGCATCAACCAGGGATGTCATGGACATGATTTTGATCACCCAATACTTTGATACAATGAAGGAGATAGGTGTCTCCTCTAATTCATCTGCTGTTTTCATTCCTCATGAGCCAGAGGATGCGATTTCTGAGCAGAGGTAAAGACAGTTTGCTTCAAGGGACATCCAGGCTATGATGCTGACATGATGGTTCCCTTTGTACATATAAACTTGGAAGATCAGAAGGTATCTAACTGCCTTGAAATTTCTGTCACGAAGACAGAATTGCTGTTGAAGAGAGGATGGTTTCCAAATCACCCTGTCCATGTATTGTCAGCTCTGGCTACACATCGCAGGCTAGTTATAGAGCTAACTGTGTGCATTCGATCTTCTATAGAACAACATCGCAGGCTAGTTATTCAAACACTTGTAAGTATCATTTGTTATCTTACTACAGTAATTTCAAGGAGGGTGAGGATAGACACACTGAGAAGGATATGGGGTTTATGTGAAAAGAATATGGAGTTCTTATGTTTCTTGCACAGGCAATGACTAAATATATGCACTGTATTGTATGGTTTTGATATTCAATGAGCTTTTTTATGCAATTGTAGCTTACTACCAAAGCTAATAGGAACTTTTATAAAAGATGCAGTGCGCTTGACCAGACCTTTGACAATAACCAAATATATCAGAGTAATCCATTCAGTAGATGGCCAGGCAAGTAGTACCAATCAAGAAAGTCTCAGGTAAAACTCTTTTCTGACAGGaattaagaaaagaagaaaggccGAAGAGTTCTCTTTCAAGAGCCTTTATGTGATCCAACAACAATGGCAGAATGTTCATACCATAAATAATGATCAAAGAAAGATTAATAAATTATGTGAATGATTAATAAATTATGTGAATGATGAAAGCCCAGGTGAAAGGTTAAGAAACCAGTCCCTCAATCAACATTTAGGATGGATATAAGCAAAAATTCATGGGTTTGCATTACCAGTTGCAGGTTATTCTTACTGGCGCAGAAGAACAATGTGCTGAAACCTATCTAATTTATTACTCTGGACCATACAATATGACACTGCTTCACTCGCTTTTCTGTAAGGGAGCAACAAACTCATGGCTTGAGGGCTACAGCCAACCCAATCTTGGCGCTCTTCTCAATTGCCCTGGTGTCCACTTCACCAGATATTGTAAAGAGGGATTTTGGTCTCCATTCGTGTTGGATGAGAGCACTTGCCTTACCATAGCTGTTAACCCGAGCCTTCACCGTGGTCAATGGGTCCAACAAATGCTGTGTACCAATGGTCAGTGTGTTCTCATTGTTTGAGAAGCTGTGAGTCAACTCTGCACCAACAGCTGTATTTGTCACTGGCTTCACAGTGTGGTAGTAGGAAGCGCTGACAGTATCCCCCTTGTCATTCCTGCATAAAATTAGTACTCAGTACAAAAAGGTTCCAGGATtagaaaacaacaaaataatgatGGAACATGTTAGTCCCCAAGTCACAATTTCCGCAAAATTCTAGAACTTCAATGCAATTATACAGCCTCATTTCATTAGAGCAGATAAAAGATTTATTAATTTAGCCCGGATTAAATTCAAACTCCTAAAGTGTTTCTTGCAGAAAGACAGAAAACCAAGACGTCACAAGGAAATCATTTGACAGCCAGCAATAGAACGAATGGCTAAAAGGCAGACTTTGTTAAATGAAGAATCTAACAAATATATTATGTCCGGGGAGAATCTCACGTAAATACTTACAATGCTAAGGAAGCAATCAGATCAGAAGTAGTAAAACTCAGACCAGCATTGCATTTTGTGAAATTGCCTGTGGCAGTGTCAAATGATAGATCAGTGCCCAAAGCAAGGGAATTGTTGCCAGCAACGCCAGAGAAGTTGACAAGAGGACTTGCCGTAAGTCCAATGCTAGTGTTGATCCCAGCATACTCATGCAAGTACTGGAGCTCTACCTGTAACACAATTCTATTGCTTAGAATCACGCAATTCGCGATACTACTAAACCAACAAACCATCTACAGAGAAATATAGTTAAATGCAAAGGTACCTTTCCAGATTTCTGATCTGGTAATATGAAGCTGAATATTGTCTTGAGTCCTGGGGCAGGTTCATCAACAGTAATGGTAGTGTAGACCTGCATCATTCAATTCAAATTGATTAATATAGTGTCGTACTGGCCCAACTCAGTTTGAACAAAAGAAACTTGAACTCGTCAATTTCCCAATCAATGTctcaaaaatcaaaacttacaAAGGCGGAGAACATTTTGTGAGAGTTTGTAGGTCAGGGGAGAGGGGAGAACAAGTTGGATAACTCAAAAACGTATTTCTCCTCCACCAATTGACTATCCTTTGAAATTTGATTGTCAAACTCATTTTTTTGACTACCAgaaactcttttcttttaatatcaTACTTGACGATTCAGTCTTCTGTAACTATAAGTTTGCATTTGGTGGCATTTTCATCTGACTTGTCTGCTTTGAACcataaaatatataatcatcCTGTTGCGACATGGTGCGACCTAGCATCTCcaaagatatataaatatattgtatCTCcattaaaaagaagagaagttacTAAACTACTAAAGTTAGGTGAACAAATATTATGCCAGTAATCAAAGCTGAAAAATGAGAAGGAACAAAGCAATAATAGGTAACGAAAGTATTGACAAACTCACATTGGAATTGGTATCCACTTTCACATCGGTGGTAAGGTTTTTGTTCTTCAGCTGGGTGCTAACATCCGCCAAGAACAATTCACCTTTCTTGAAACCAGATGAGGTAATAGCCTGAAATGTGAGACATAAGCTCTAGCAACATACTCCTAAAGATAAAATCGACCACAAGACAATTTCAGTAATAAGAGATCATTGCTAAACAACACGAAGCATCCACTACATGCATCGTGAAGGCATGCATTGTGGGGCAACACCAACGAAATCCTTCCCAAGAAATACACACACACTAAAGATATAATCGACCAGAAGACAATTTCAATAATAAGAGATCATTGCTAAACAACACGAAGCATCCACTACATGCATTGCGAGGGCATGCATTGTGGGGCAACACCAACGAAATCCTTGCCGAGAAATACACACACACTGCTTGAAGTTAGTAATAAATAACATCCAgaagatgaaaataataaccCGTGCGGCAAATGTAAATTAGATAACATCTCACTCCTCATTTCCTAGAGATATTAGTTTTATTTCCCTATTTTCCTAGGAGCTGCATAAGACCAACTTAAACCCATAACTTCTTCTAATTTCATGTATACGAGTAAAATTTATGACAATTAAATACTTGACCATAGAATCTCCAAATTCCTTATCTGACaccccaaacacaatcacaaatgaaCAATAAACAAAAGTTCCAATAATAAAACCATAGTATTGAACCGGAATATAATACTACAAATAAAACAAATACATATCCAGAAAGGAACTTACTACTCCCGTTGTGCTGTACGTGGTAACGGTGAACTTATGGTCACTGACATAGTCCCTGTACAGAAGAtctaaaaacaacaacaaaaagacGTAAAATCCATCAATTACCAACATACATGAGGTTTGTTtggtaggagaattaaaatatttccaaaataaATTCCACAAAAAACACTATTCCATGTTTGGTTTTGTACAAATAAAGGTTTTCATACATCCTCTGTCCCAATCTACGCAGCACCTTTCGAATTTCAAGAGTcaaacattttattttatttttaccatTATTTTTTCATACGCCTTTTAAAcattttgaattgtcaactattgtgacttatagtacttttacgTTGTTTCTAAATcctataaaaaattaaaagatttcATATCCGAATTAACGGTCAAAAACTCTCGAAACTTAATGTGCtaaataaattgggacagaatgAGCACCAAATAGTAATTAAATGATACAAATAAAGGTTTATATACTCCCGCAGTCCCAATTTACGTGGCACTTTCGGAATTTGAGAGACAAACGAGTTTTTCTTTTATCGCAATTTTTTCATACaccttttaaatatttgaagttgtcaaaaattgtaatttacaAAGCACTACTTTTTACgttgtttctaaatatgtaaatctTTCAAAAAACCTATCCATGTCCGAATTTACTGTCAAAATTCTTTTACCGTGATTTTTTTCATACACATTTTAACTATTTTGAAATGTCAATTAATATATTGTTTTATGTAGTTTCCAATTATGTAAATCTTATTTCAAAAAACCTAAATATTCCATGTCCGAATTTacggtcaaaattttaaaaacttcaATTCTCGAAATTCAAACAATAAATTGGGACATAAGGAGTACCAAATagtaatgaaaatgatgatttcaaCGAGAAACAAAAATTGCAAATATGTAAATCCTATTTTAAACATTTTGAAATGTCAGTAGTAGTAGTACTTTTTACATAGtttccaaaatatataaatCTTCCATGTCCGAATTTacattcaaaatttaaaaagttgaaCACTCGAAATTAAAACTGTGCCACATAGTAATCGAGAAACAAAAAATtgtaatacaaaaaaaaaaaaaaaaaaaaaaaaaggacatttacCGTAGTAACAAACAATAACATGAAAACGAAACAATACGAAAAGAGAATTAAATTACCTCTAGCTTTTTTACCGATATCAGAGTAAAGTCCAGGTCCCTTCACCATTTTTGCGACTATTTTTTctgcaccaaaaaaaaaaaatagaaaatcgaaatgcaaaagagaaaaagaaggttctagagagaaagagagagaatcGGTGTTTATCAAATGACTTGGTTTGTTTGttgcaaaagaaaaattatagtAGTAGGGAGAATTGCATTTTTGATCCCTCATTTAgtggtaaatatttattttactcCTTGTGATATGTAATGACCTTTAATTAACTAAAATGTGTGCCTTTTAGGTCCTGTTTGTccataaatacttttaaaaaaaaatcactttttttggaattttggagttaaAGTTAGAGTTGTATTTGGCCATAGTTtctgaaattgtagtttttggtaaAATGTAgttataaaaaagtaaaaaaaatttaaaaaataagctttttgagtttttggtattccggaatacaacttcaagttgtattcggaattctcatggccaaacgctgattccgcaaaaaaaaagtgaaaaaaatttccggaataaagtgaataattcttatggccaaacaggGGCTTAGTTTATTTAGGTAGGAAATATTCACCGTGTtgcaatttatgtggcacagctcaaattttgagagtcaaataaTTTAATATTGACAGTGATTTTAGAcatgaaatctttaatttttttgaaatatttacatatttaaaaactacgtaaaaagtattACTATAAGTTACAATAATTGACAATTTAAAGATAGATGAAAAATTACAGTcaaagaaagatttatttgaatcttgaaatttcaaaagtgtcacataaattgagacgaagggagtatgTCATATGTGGAGTAACTTTAGTAGTACCCTCAAGTATGTTACGCACAGGTAAAGGTATCAAAAGTGCACATTTCAAGTAATTGAAATGTTAACTGTGCCTAATCAAATATGTAAGCactaaaagtaaaattttcaataattaAGGGACCAAAAGCGATATCAACTCATTATTGTGTACGGTGAAAACCGGATATAGCGTAAACCGGTGAAGTGATGACCGGATGGGAGAAGTGAGGAAGCGGCACGATGACATTCGGTGAGCCGGAGTAAGCGGCTTGTGCGGGGCGCGGAGGAGCGCGGGCGCTTATGCCGGTGAGCAAGGGCGTCTTTCGGTCCGTATGGCGGTTGGGCGGTATAATCGTTGGCCGGGTGGTCGTTGGCC
Coding sequences within it:
- the LOC132032647 gene encoding hypersensitive-induced response protein 2-like translates to MGQALGCIQVDQSTVAIKENFGKYNDVLGPGCHFMPWCFGSQLAGYLSLRVQQLDILCESKTKDNVFVTLVASIQYRALADKAADAFYKLSNTKEQIQAYVFDVIRATVPTLELDKVFEQKTEIAKTVGKQLTKAMSLYGYEIVQTLIVDIEPDDQVKSSMNEINAASRMREAAYEKAEGEKILQIKQAEGEAESNYLAGLGIARQRQAIIEGLEASVIGFSTSVPGASTRDVMDMILITQYFDTMKEIGVSSNSSAVFIPHEPEDAISEQR
- the LOC132032646 gene encoding mitochondrial outer membrane protein porin of 36 kDa; the encoded protein is MVKGPGLYSDIGKKARDLLYRDYVSDHKFTVTTYSTTGVAITSSGFKKGELFLADVSTQLKNKNLTTDVKVDTNSNVYTTITVDEPAPGLKTIFSFILPDQKSGKVELQYLHEYAGINTSIGLTASPLVNFSGVAGNNSLALGTDLSFDTATGNFTKCNAGLSFTTSDLIASLALNDKGDTVSASYYHTVKPVTNTAVGAELTHSFSNNENTLTIGTQHLLDPLTTVKARVNSYGKASALIQHEWRPKSLFTISGEVDTRAIEKSAKIGLAVALKP